Proteins from a single region of Fusobacteriaceae bacterium:
- a CDS encoding gluconate 5-dehydrogenase — MNKFTMDAFSLKGKTALVTGASYGIGFAVATAFAAAGAKIVFNDINRELVDKGLAAYKEIGVDAKGYVCDVTDEAQVRELVAAIEKDVGIIDILVNNAGIIKRIPMLDMSAEDFRKVIDVDLNAPFIVSKAVIPGMIKKGRGKIINMCSMMSELGRETVSAYAAAKGGLKMLTRNICSEFGEHNIQCNGIGPGYIATPQTAPLREKQPDGSRHPFDSFIVAKTPAARWGTSEDLMGPAVFLASEASDFVNGHILYVDGGILAYIGKQP, encoded by the coding sequence ATGAACAAGTTTACCATGGACGCCTTTTCCCTGAAGGGGAAGACGGCCCTTGTGACGGGCGCGTCGTATGGCATCGGTTTTGCCGTTGCCACGGCCTTTGCGGCCGCCGGGGCGAAGATCGTTTTCAACGACATCAACAGGGAACTGGTCGACAAGGGGCTGGCCGCTTACAAAGAAATCGGCGTTGACGCCAAAGGCTACGTCTGTGACGTCACCGACGAAGCGCAGGTGCGGGAGCTGGTCGCCGCCATCGAAAAAGACGTCGGGATCATCGATATCCTCGTCAACAACGCCGGCATCATCAAGAGAATTCCCATGCTGGATATGTCCGCGGAGGATTTCCGGAAAGTCATCGACGTGGACCTGAACGCGCCCTTTATCGTATCAAAGGCCGTCATTCCCGGCATGATCAAAAAAGGCCGCGGCAAAATCATCAACATGTGCTCCATGATGTCGGAACTGGGCAGGGAGACGGTCTCGGCCTACGCCGCCGCCAAGGGCGGCCTCAAAATGCTGACCCGCAATATTTGCAGCGAGTTCGGCGAGCACAATATCCAATGCAACGGCATAGGTCCCGGCTATATCGCGACGCCGCAGACCGCGCCGCTCCGGGAAAAGCAACCCGACGGCAGCCGGCATCCCTTTGACAGCTTTATCGTGGCGAAGACTCCGGCGGCCCGTTGGGGGACAAGCGAAGACCTCATGGGGCCCGCGGTATTTCTCGCCAGTGAGGCCAGCGATTTCGTCAACGGACATATCCTGTACGTAGACGGGGGAATACTGGCGTATATCGGGAAGCAACCTTGA